A single region of the Brachypodium distachyon strain Bd21 chromosome 3, Brachypodium_distachyon_v3.0, whole genome shotgun sequence genome encodes:
- the LOC100832667 gene encoding uncharacterized protein LOC100832667 translates to MAPKRKNNCDDLADPEDDTMGSSTEFAKPVYLVAEHEDKQSTYSVFKINAAADRNEPPHARFIVAGLPGPAHGMSFVAAHSKHGSWIVGVGGGLEAGTIILDPSTLKTYKGPRFFHPKHYPIIIAHDSEVYASSRHPHVVPDLDFQPWFESFSFKSGVPSFDTGGVGGSWKHLRSPPFFPLYLNPYQFRNPPKISVTSYAVVDSYILMSPQRKLKVGTYTFHVANQTWEKVHNKNLPFVGQAVPLGGNLFAACSVSSNGVPASHSALVFHMSIKIPSSTSVAAVSTPALSIQKFLVPASEGKVPRPILCPLGRGSFCSIRLGSSRRSKAKFTLTTFQTENIEAILTACQSQGAELKDLKDTENMEDDGETVETRGSQATDSSVFYAPVFRYRA, encoded by the exons ATGGCGCCCAAGCGAAAGAACAATTGCGACGACCTCGCAGATCCGGAGGACGACACGATGGGATCATCGACTGAGTTTGCTAAGCCGGTTTACCTTGTGGCGGAGCACGAGGACAAGCAATCGACCTACTCCGTTTTCAAGatcaacgccgccgccgaccgcaaCGAGCCTCCGCACGCCCGCTTCATCGTTGCTGGGCTGCCTGGCCCGGCGCATGGCATGTCCTTTGTAGCTGCGCATTCGAAGCACGGCTCCTGGATTGTCGGCGTTGGCGGCGGGCTCGAAGCAGGCACCATCATCCTCGACCCCAGCACACTGAAGACGTACAAGGGCCCGCGGTTCTTTCACCCCAAGCACTATCCCATCATCATCGCACACGACAGCGAGGTATACGCCAGCTCACGCCATCCCCATGTGGTGCCCGACTTGGACTTTCAGCCATGGTTCGAGTCCTTCAGCTTCAAGAGTGGTGTCCCCTCCTTCGATACCGGCGGGGTCGGGGGCTCCTGGAAACACCTACGGTCGCCACCCTTCTTCCCTCTGTACCTCAACCCCTATCAATTTCGCAATCCACCTAAAATTTCAGTCACATCCTATGCTGTCGTGGACTCCTACATCTTGATGTCCCCGCAACGAAAGCTAAAGGTGGGCACTTACACTTTTCATGTGGCGAACCAAACGTGGGAGAAGGTCCACAACAAGAACCTTCCTTTTGTTGGCCAAGCTGTGCCCCTTGGCGGCAACCTTTTTGCCGCATGTTCTGTATCCAGCAATGGCGTCCCTGCATCTCACTCTGCCTTGGTGTTCCACATGTCCATCAAGATCCCCTCGTCCACCTCCGTGGCAGCGGTGAGCACTCCCGCACTATCAATCCAAAAGTTCCTGGTGCCCGCATCAGAGGGCAAGGTACCCCGACCGATCTTATGCCCCCTGGGAAGAGGCAGTTTTTGTTCCATTAGGTTGGGGTCTTCTCGTCGAAGCAAAGCCAAGTTTACCTTGACTACCTTTCAGACCGAGAACATTGAGGCAATCTTGACTGCCTGTCAGTCCCAGGGCGCCGAGCTCAAGGATCTAAAA GACACAGAAAACATGGAGGATGATGGAGAGACAGTCGAGACAAGAGGAAGCCAAGCAACTGATAGCTCTGTCTTCTACGCACCGGTATTTCGTTACCGCGCGTAA
- the LOC100833290 gene encoding F-box/FBD/LRR-repeat protein At3g14710 isoform X1, whose product MTHTLLREQDGVIYQIPRNQQGDLSSNKGGKFEFWYTLLDDIDLPLIPSVLLSHCSIRMGNILNLMLGATTLEHCHQKKCHQGRISDNLFEPLHILVFRAILNRARCKASYQKGIADSQFQLLSILICIAMSARRRQVYEEGTPDDQFKLYSILICGVISDYICQKLMHENRISNDPLEKLPEDVLCIILSTLPLDKAARTSTVSRKWRFLWTVRPKLSFDGITVHGKNTCMKHQYFRKFIDNVDAVLAQCHVSVVDELAIKVDFDTMLVIHLDNWVNFMVSSRTKFLTLDLAPEDFQGRDDRYLFPFKLLDSGSISRLQEIHLSFGHLQPPIGFSGFPNLRKLDLNLMNVSRKDLEEMLSNCCNLSIVRCHLEDELKVNGPLPHLLYLNISFCGITKIVLRGVQLTTFIYKGTPVCIDLGKSSRLENADICFSKATLEDATTQLVNVFTHVQNLIFDTFCKSTEMPYLVHTRCKFSQLRHLKLLLLFENEVDTLSLVSFMMSAPFIENFEITFNVDPLLYTEHVPTKTRRERPYKYLKNVCMKAFQGSRGQLEFLSHVVENAPSLEFLTLDSWRPLLEYVKDADRTRFVDSAHRTARRCLQGKISPKCSLRLL is encoded by the exons ATGACACACACACTATTGCGGGAGCAAGATGGGGTAATATATCAAATACCCCGAAACCAGCAAGGAGATCTTAGTTCGAATAAAGGGGGGAAGTTTGAGTTTTGGTATACCCTGCTTGATGATATAGACCTACCTCTTATTCCATCAGTTCTGTTGTCTCATTGCAGCATCAGAATGGGAAACATTCTGAATCTCATGCTTGGAGCAACTACACTGGAACATTGCCATCAAAagaaatgccaccaaggcagaATATCAGATAATCTATTTGAACCGTTGCACATTCTGGTATTCAGGGCTATATTAAACCGTGCCAGATGTAAAGCAAGCTATCAAAAGGGAATAGCCGACAGTCAATTTCAACTTTTAAGCATTCTAATTTGCATAGCAATGTCAGCACGTCGCAGACAAGTCTATGAGGAGGGGACACCGGATGATCAATTTAAACTGTATAGCATTCTGATTTGTGGAGTTATATCTGACTACATCTGCCAAAAACTAATGCATGAAAATAGAATATCAAATGACCCATTGGAAAAGCTTCCAGAG GACGTGCTATGTATCATTTTGTCTACATTGCCTCTGGATAAGGCCGCAAGGACGAGTACGGTATCAAGGAAATGGAGATTCTTGTGGACAGTTCGTCCGAAACTGAGTTTTGATGGAATTACAGTGCATGGCAAAAACACCTGCATGAAACACCAATATTTTCGAAAGTTCATCGACAATGTTGATGCGGTCTTGGCACAGTGCCATGTCAGTGTTGTTGACGAGCTTGCGATCAAAGTTGATTTTGACACCATGCTGGTTATTCATCTTGATAACTGGGTTAACTTCATGGTATCATCACGGACAAAGTTCCTAACTTTAGATTTAGCACCAGAAGATTTCCAAGGTCGTGATGATCGGTACTTATTTCCATTCAAACTTTTAGATAGTGGAAGTATATCCCGTCTACAAGAAATTCATCTTAGCTTTGGACATCTTCAGCCACCAATTGGTTTCAGTGGTTTCCCCAACCTACGGAAGCTTGATCTGAACTTAATGAATGTCAGTAGAAAGGATCTTGAAGAGATGTTGTCAAATTGCTGTAATCTAAGCATTGTTAGATGTCACCTCGAGGATGAACTAAAGGTTAACGGTCCACTGCCTCACCTGCTATACTTGAATATTTCATTCTGCGGAATAACGAAGATTGTATTGCGTGGTGTGCAACTCACAACTTTTATATACAAGGGAACGCCGGTATGCATTGACCTCGGTAAATCATCAAGACTGGAAAATGCAgatatttgtttttctaaaGCTACTCTTGAGGATGCTACCACCCAACTTGTTAATGTGTTTACACATGTTCAAAATCTGATTTTTGATACTTTCTGTAAATCAACGGAG ATGCCCTACCTGGTGCATACCCGATGCAAGTTTTCTCAGCTGAGGCATTTAAAATTGTTGCTACTATTTGAAAACGAGGTTGACACCCTAAGTTTGGTCTCCTTCATGATGTCTGCTCCTTTCATCGAAAATTTTGAGATAACT TTTAATGTTGATCCTTTACTATACACGGAACACGTGCCTACGAAGACACGTCGGGAGCGTCCTTATAAATATCTGAAGAATGTATGCATGAAAGCATTCCAAGGATCGAGAGGCCAGCTTGAATTTCTTTCACACGTAGTAGAAAATGCCCCTTCCTTGGAATTTTTAACTCTAGATAGTTGGCGTCCACTGCTGGAGTATGTGAAAGATGCTGACAGAACGAGATTTGTGGATTCAGCTCATCGAACCGCGAGAAGATGTCTGCAAGGAAAGATCTCTCCCAAGTGCTCTCTGAGATTACTTTAA
- the LOC100833290 gene encoding F-box/FBD/LRR-repeat protein At3g14710 isoform X2, producing MGNILNLMLGATTLEHCHQKKCHQGRISDNLFEPLHILVFRAILNRARCKASYQKGIADSQFQLLSILICIAMSARRRQVYEEGTPDDQFKLYSILICGVISDYICQKLMHENRISNDPLEKLPEDVLCIILSTLPLDKAARTSTVSRKWRFLWTVRPKLSFDGITVHGKNTCMKHQYFRKFIDNVDAVLAQCHVSVVDELAIKVDFDTMLVIHLDNWVNFMVSSRTKFLTLDLAPEDFQGRDDRYLFPFKLLDSGSISRLQEIHLSFGHLQPPIGFSGFPNLRKLDLNLMNVSRKDLEEMLSNCCNLSIVRCHLEDELKVNGPLPHLLYLNISFCGITKIVLRGVQLTTFIYKGTPVCIDLGKSSRLENADICFSKATLEDATTQLVNVFTHVQNLIFDTFCKSTEMPYLVHTRCKFSQLRHLKLLLLFENEVDTLSLVSFMMSAPFIENFEITFNVDPLLYTEHVPTKTRRERPYKYLKNVCMKAFQGSRGQLEFLSHVVENAPSLEFLTLDSWRPLLEYVKDADRTRFVDSAHRTARRCLQGKISPKCSLRLL from the exons ATGGGAAACATTCTGAATCTCATGCTTGGAGCAACTACACTGGAACATTGCCATCAAAagaaatgccaccaaggcagaATATCAGATAATCTATTTGAACCGTTGCACATTCTGGTATTCAGGGCTATATTAAACCGTGCCAGATGTAAAGCAAGCTATCAAAAGGGAATAGCCGACAGTCAATTTCAACTTTTAAGCATTCTAATTTGCATAGCAATGTCAGCACGTCGCAGACAAGTCTATGAGGAGGGGACACCGGATGATCAATTTAAACTGTATAGCATTCTGATTTGTGGAGTTATATCTGACTACATCTGCCAAAAACTAATGCATGAAAATAGAATATCAAATGACCCATTGGAAAAGCTTCCAGAG GACGTGCTATGTATCATTTTGTCTACATTGCCTCTGGATAAGGCCGCAAGGACGAGTACGGTATCAAGGAAATGGAGATTCTTGTGGACAGTTCGTCCGAAACTGAGTTTTGATGGAATTACAGTGCATGGCAAAAACACCTGCATGAAACACCAATATTTTCGAAAGTTCATCGACAATGTTGATGCGGTCTTGGCACAGTGCCATGTCAGTGTTGTTGACGAGCTTGCGATCAAAGTTGATTTTGACACCATGCTGGTTATTCATCTTGATAACTGGGTTAACTTCATGGTATCATCACGGACAAAGTTCCTAACTTTAGATTTAGCACCAGAAGATTTCCAAGGTCGTGATGATCGGTACTTATTTCCATTCAAACTTTTAGATAGTGGAAGTATATCCCGTCTACAAGAAATTCATCTTAGCTTTGGACATCTTCAGCCACCAATTGGTTTCAGTGGTTTCCCCAACCTACGGAAGCTTGATCTGAACTTAATGAATGTCAGTAGAAAGGATCTTGAAGAGATGTTGTCAAATTGCTGTAATCTAAGCATTGTTAGATGTCACCTCGAGGATGAACTAAAGGTTAACGGTCCACTGCCTCACCTGCTATACTTGAATATTTCATTCTGCGGAATAACGAAGATTGTATTGCGTGGTGTGCAACTCACAACTTTTATATACAAGGGAACGCCGGTATGCATTGACCTCGGTAAATCATCAAGACTGGAAAATGCAgatatttgtttttctaaaGCTACTCTTGAGGATGCTACCACCCAACTTGTTAATGTGTTTACACATGTTCAAAATCTGATTTTTGATACTTTCTGTAAATCAACGGAG ATGCCCTACCTGGTGCATACCCGATGCAAGTTTTCTCAGCTGAGGCATTTAAAATTGTTGCTACTATTTGAAAACGAGGTTGACACCCTAAGTTTGGTCTCCTTCATGATGTCTGCTCCTTTCATCGAAAATTTTGAGATAACT TTTAATGTTGATCCTTTACTATACACGGAACACGTGCCTACGAAGACACGTCGGGAGCGTCCTTATAAATATCTGAAGAATGTATGCATGAAAGCATTCCAAGGATCGAGAGGCCAGCTTGAATTTCTTTCACACGTAGTAGAAAATGCCCCTTCCTTGGAATTTTTAACTCTAGATAGTTGGCGTCCACTGCTGGAGTATGTGAAAGATGCTGACAGAACGAGATTTGTGGATTCAGCTCATCGAACCGCGAGAAGATGTCTGCAAGGAAAGATCTCTCCCAAGTGCTCTCTGAGATTACTTTAA